The Pseudoxanthomonas sp. SL93 genome segment CAGCGCGTCGTCGCGTTCGTCCTTCAGATTGTAACCGACGAAGCGCACGCGCTTGGTCAGCGCGAACTTGGTCAGCACCGGGTGCTCCACGCGGCATTCCGGGCACCAGCTGCCCCAGACGTTCATCACGTAGGGCTGGCCGGCGAGATCGGCGGGCGTGACGCGCTTGCCGGGTTCGTGCAGCAGCGGCAGGTCGAACGCCGGCGCGGGCTTGCCGATCAGCGGGGAAGGCAACGACTCGCGGTCAGGGCGATCGGACTGCTTCACGCCGTAGTACAGCAGGCCCATCAGGCCGACGAAGAACAGGCCGATGATGACCACGGCAAAGGTCAGCGCACCGCGCGAGCGCGGCGGCGAGGGCGGAAGTTCGGATGCGTGGTTCATGCGGTGCGCGCCTCGGGGTTGCGACGGAAACGCCGGTCGGTGGCGGTGACGAAGCCACCCAGCGCCATCAGGGCGGCGCCCAGCCAGATCCAGCGGACGAAAGGTTTGATGTGCACGCGCAGCGCCCAGGCGCCATCGCCGAGCGGCTCGCCCAGCGCGACGTAGACATCGCCCAGCACGCCGGGCTTGATGCCGGCTTCGGTCATCACCTGACCGCCGCTGGCGTACGCGCGCTTTTCAGGGTGCAGCAGGGCGATGGGGCGGTCGTCGTGCAGTACCTGCACGTGGCCGCGGTCGGACAGATAGTTGGGCCCCTGGGTCTCGTCCACACCCTGGAAATGGAAGCCGTAACGGCCCGCTTCCACCGTCTGGCCCGGCCTGACGGCCAGCTCGCGCTGCACGTTGAGCGCTTCCACCAGCAGCGCGCCGACCACGAAGACCGCGATGCCGGTGTGGGCCAGCGTCATGCCCAGCATTTCCGGCGTGAAGCGCCCCTGCGCGCGCAGCCGCGACCAGACGAAGCGCAGCGTGCCGAAGCCGACCCACGCGGCGCCCAGGATGCCGGCGGCGGCCTTCAGCTTGCCCTGCGGGGCGAGGTACCAGGCGATGGCGGCCAGCACCACGGCGAGCACGGCCCAGGGCACCAGCATCGCCACCGGCCTGCCGGTGTTCTCGCGCTGCCATCGGGTCAGCGGGCCGAATGGCACCAGCGCCACCAGCGGCGCCATCAGCACGATGAACAGCAGGCTGAAGTAGGGCGGACCCACGGAAATCTTGCCCAGGTCCAGCGCATCGGCGATCAGCGGGTACAGCGTGCCCAGCAGGATCATCGCGCAGGCCGCTGTCAGCAGCAGGTTGTTGGCCAGCAACAGCGTCTCGCGCGAGTTGGCGGCGAAATACGCCTTCTCCGATTCGCCGTCGGCCAGCTGCGGTGCACGCCAGACATACAGCAGCAGCGAACTGCCGATCACCACGCCCAGGAAGATGAGCACGAACAGGCCACGGGTGGGATCGGCAGCGAAGGCGTGCACGCTGGTCAGCACGCCGGAACGCACCAGGAACGTGCCCAGCAGCGACAGCGAGAAGGCGGCGATGGCCAGCAGCAGCGTCCAGCCGCGGAACACGCCCCGTTTCTCGGTGACCGCCTGCGAGTGGATCAGCGCTGCACCGACCAGCCAGGGCATGAAGCTGGCGTTCTCGACCGGATCCCAGAACCACCAGCCGCCCCAGCCCAGTTCGTAGTACGCCCACCAGCTGCCCAGGGCGATCCCCAGCGTCAGGAAGCCCCAGGCGATGTTGGTCCACGGCCGCGTCCAGCGCAGCCAGCGCGCATCCACGTGGCCATCAAGCAGCGCGGCGATGGCGAACGCGAACGGCACCACGAAGCCGACGTAGCCCACGTACAGCAGCGGCGGATGGATGATCATCCCCGGGTCCTGCAGCAGCGGGTTGAGGTCGCGCCCTTCGCCGGGCGACGGCAGCAGGCGGATGAAGGGATTGGAGGTGAAGATCAGGAAGGCGAGGAAGCCGATGGCGACCACGCCCATCACGCCAAGCACGCGTGCCATCACCACCTCCGGAAGGCCGCGCGAGAACAGCGCCACCGCGCCGGTCCAGATCGCCAGCACCAGCGCCCACAGCAGCAGCGAGCCTTCGTGCGAGCCCCACACCGCGGTGTAGCGGTAGACCATCGGCAGCAGCGAGTTGGAATTGCTGGCCACGTACTTGACCGAGAAATCCTGCGTCACGAATGCAGCGGTCAGCACGATGAAGGCCAACGCCACCAGCGACAGCTGCAGGTACGCGGCGGGGCGGGCAACCGCCATCCAGGTCGCCTTGCCGCGATGCGCGCCCGCAAGCGGCAGCACGGTCTGCAGCATCGCCACCAGCAGCGCCAGGATCAGCGCGATTTGTCCGAGTTCAGGGAGCATCAGTCATCCATTCCGTCGTCCCGCGATGCCGGGAGAGGGTGCCGCAGGCGGGTGAGGGGGAAACGGTGTTCGTCGACGGATCGGGCGTATCAAACAGGCGCGAGGGTTCACGGCGATCAGGCAGGGCAGGAGCGCCGCTCATCCGCCCTTGGGGCACCTTCTCTCCGCCGGCGGAGGGAAGGAAACGACGCGCGCTGGCGACCATCAATCGGGCGATCCGGCAGGCGCAGCCTGCACGTCGTGTTTCTGGTGGGCCTTGCCCATCTTGTCGGCCACTTCCTTCGGCATGTACGCCTCGTCGTGCTTGGCAAGCACGTCTTCGGCGACGAACACGCCGTCCTGCATGGTGCCGGTGGCCACCACCGCCTGGCCTTCGCGGAACAGGTCCGGCAGGATCTTGTCGTAACGCACCGTCAGCTGCGCGTCGCCGTCGGTCACGCGGAAATGCGAGGTCAGCGAGCCGCTTTCGCGCTTGAACGAGTTCTTCTCGACCATGCCGCCCAGACGGAAACGGGCGCGTTCGCTGGCATCGCCGCGCAGCACTTCGGCAGGCGTGTACAGGTAGGCGACGTTGCGCTGCAGCGCCATCGCGATCAGGGCGGTGGCCAGCGAGGCCACCACCACGGCCAGCAGTACAAACAGCAGGCGGCGGCGTCGGGTCGGGTTCATCGGCTTAGCTCTGTCGGTGTGTTGCGCCTGCTGTCACGCGCGGCGCGCAGGCGGGCGGCGCGCAGCTCGCGGCGAACCTGCAGGCGCGGGGCGATGAAGTCCCAGGCCAGCACGGCAGCGAACACGGCGTAGGCGCCGACCACGTATTCCAGGTAGGTCATGCCTTCTCTCCCGCGGCGCCGGCGGCAAGGCGGGCCACCCAGTCCTTGCCCGACTCGCGGCGCAGGTTGTCGGCGCGCGCGCGCGCCAGCAGCGAGCCGGCGAACCAGAACTTGGTGGCCAGCACCATGAGCACCAGCGGCAGCACCATGCTGCCGTCCATGCTGGACTCGCCGAACACGCGGATGGTCTGGCCCTGGTGCAGCGAGTTCCACCACACCACCGAGTAGCGGATCACCGGCAGCAACGCGACGCCGACGATGGCCAGCAGGCCGGCCGCGCGCGCGGCCGAGCGGCGGTCATCGATGGCCCCGTACAGGCCCATCACGCCCAGGTAGAGGAACAGCAGGATGAGTTCGGTGGTCAGGCGCGGGTCCCAGTCCCACCACGTGCCCCACATCGGCTTGCCCCAGATACTGCCGGTGGCCAGGGTGATGACGGTGAACGCGGCGCCGGTGGGCGCGCAGGCCATCGCGAGGATCTCGCACAGCTTGATGCGCCAGACCAGCGCGATGGCCGCATAGAACGCCATCAGACCGAACACGAACATGCTCATCCATGCGCTGGGCACGTGGATGTACAGGATGCGGAAGCTGTCGCCCTGCTGGTAATCGGCCGGCACCACGAATAGTGCCTGCCACAGGCCCACGCCCATCAGCAGCACGGCGGCCAGGTAGCACCACGGCGTCCAGCGCGCCGCGAAGCGGTCGAAGTACGGCGGCGAGCCAAGTTGGTGGAACCAGCGGAGCAGTGGGTTCATACGGCCTGGGAAATCATGCGCGGCGGGGATGTTCAGTTCAGGGCGATGCGGATCGCGGCGGCGGCGGCCAGCGGCGCGAGCAGCAGCGACAGCAACAGGCCTGCGCCCAACCAGAGCAGGGCGCCGGAGGCATCCAGGCCTTGGGCGCTGGCAGCCACGGCGCCTGCGCCGAACACCAGCACCGGGACGTAAAGCGGCAGTGCCAGCAGGGCCACAAGGATACCAGAGCGCCTCATGCCGACCGTCAGCGCGGCCACCACCGCACCCAGCAGGCTCAGCACGGGCGTGCCCAGCGCGAGCGTTGCCAACAGCATCGGCAGCTGGTCGCGCGGCAGGTGCAGCAGTTCGGCCAGCACCGGCGTGGCGATGACCAGCGGCAATGCAGTAGTGGCCCAGTGGGTCAGCACGCGCACCGCCACCAGCCAGGCCAGCGGCACCGGCGCCAGGATCCACTGCTCCAGCGAACCGTCCTCGGCATCGCCGCGGAACAGGGTGTCCAGCGACAGCAGCCCCGCCAGCAGCACCGCCACCCACATCACCGCCGGGGCCACCTTCGACAACGCCTGCGGCGACGTGCCCAGGCCCAGCGCGAACAGCACCACCACCAGCAGCGCGAACAGGGCAGGCTGCAAGGCATCGCCCCGGCGGCGCCACAGCAGCTGCAGGTCGCGGGCGATCAGTGCGCGTGCGGTCTGCAGCAGGGAGGGGGCCGTGTTCATGCGGCCTTCTCCAGCACCAGCATGCGCGTCTGTACCGGCGGGGCGGCATAGGCGCCGTGGGTGGTGACCAGCGCGGCGCCGCCGTCGCGCAGGTGCGCGGAGATCATCCGGTTGACCAGGTTGATGCCATCCAGGTCCAGGTTGGCGTACGGCTCGTCCAGCAGCCACAGCGGGGCCGGCGACAGCCACAGGCGGGCCAGCGACAGGCGCTTCTTCTGGCCGGCGGACAACTGCCGCGCCAGCGCATCCTCGTAGCCACCCAGGCCGACCATGCCCAGGGCGTCGCCGGGCATCTGGCGTGGCCGGCGGCCATGCAGGCCACAGAGGAAGTGCAGGTTCTCCAGCGTGCTCAGGTCCGCCTTCAGGGCCGGCAGGTGGCCCAGATACGCCATGGCGTGGGCACGGCGCGAGGGACCCGCCGCCTGGCCATCGATGTCGACGTGGCCCGCGTCGGCCCGCAGCAGGCCCGCAAGCACGCGCAGCAGGGTGGTCTTGCCGACGCCGTTGCCGCCCTGCACCAGCAAGGCCTCGCCGGCATCCACGGCGAATGCCAGCGGCCCGAACACCGGCTCGTCGTTGCGCGAGAACGTCAGGCCGCGCGCGGACAACAGCGGGGGGTGGGACGGGGCGGGTTCGGTCATCGTGGCGGGCCTTCCCCCTTGGGAAGGCAGGGGCTGTGATGGGATTCAGCCGCCTATTGTAAGCGGAGCCGGGTGGCCGACCGCCTGCGACAGACGGTCGCGCCCGCGCGTCAGCCGACCCAGTCGGTATGTGCGTCGCCGTCGGCCTGGGGCGGGCGGGGCCACATCATCCGCAGGCGCACGGTGCCGCTGGCCGCCCAGAACAGGGTGCCGCCCTGGCCGAACTCGCGGGCCAGCGCGTCGGCCTGTTCCGCGGTGGCATCCAGCACCAGCCAGCCCGGTTCGACCATCTCGCCGCGGCTGTTGCAGCCCAGGGCAGGGTGGAACGCCAGTTCGGACTGTCGCAGGCGCTGCTGCAGGCGCTGGTCGGCGTCTTCGTTGGCGTGGCGCTCGGCCTCGCCGGGCGGCGGATTCCACGCCGTGATGAACAGATAACGATCGGCCATCAGCTGGCGTTCGATCTCCGGCGCGCGCTGGCCGGTGCAGAACAGCCATTCCCGCCGTCCCAGCGTGACGAAGTAGTGCGCGGCGGCCCACGCGGTGGCCAACCGTGCCCGTTCGGGCTCGGGCACCGTGTCGGCGGGAACGCTGTGTCCGGTCATGGCCCCATCATCGCGCTTCCCGCTGATTGCGTACACTCCGCCTTCCCCCAGATCGAGAGCCGGAAGGCGGATGTCGCAGCCCCAGACCAAACTGCCCAAGGTGGGCACCACCATCTTCACCGTGATGTCGCAGCTGGCCGCCGAACACGGCGCGGTCAACCTGGGGCAGGGTTTCCCGGATTTCGCCGTTCCGCAACGGCTGGTGGACGAACTGGACCGCGCGATGCGCGACGGCCACAACCAGTACGCGCCGATGACCGGCGTGGCGCCGCTGCGCCAGGCCATCGCCGACAAGGTGCTGCGCTGCTACGGGCGCGAAGTGAGCCCGGACACCGAGATCACCGTGACCAGCGGCGCCACCGAGGCGCTGTTCAACGCCATCCATGCGGTGGTGCGCCCGGGCGAAGAGGTCATCGTGCTGGACCCGGCCTACGACAGCTACGAGCCGGCCATCGAACTGGCGGGCGCGCGTGCCGTGCATGTGCCGCTCGATCCGCAGACCTTCGCGGTCGACTGGGACCGCGTGCGTGCCGCCATCACGCCGAAGACGCGGCTGCTGATGGTCAACAGCCCGCACAACCCGTCCGGCGCGATGTTCGACGAAGCCGACATCCGCGCGCTGGCCGCGCTGCTGGAAGGCACCGGCATCTACCTGATCTCCGACGAGGTCTACGAGCACATCGTGTTCGACGGCCGCCGCCACGAATCCATCCTGCGCTACCCGGAACTGGCCGCGCGTGCCTTCGTGGTGTCCAGCTTCGGCAAGACCTACCACTGCACCGGCTGGAAGATCGGCTACGCCATCGCGCCGCCGGCGTTGACGGCGGAATTCCGCAAGGTGCACCAGTACAACGTGTTCTGCGCGTTCGCGCCGGCGCAGTTCGCGTTCGCCGCGATGATCCGCGACGAGCCGGAACACTACGAGCAGCTGGGTGCGTTCTACCAGGAGAAGCGCGACGGATTCCGCGAGCAGCTGCTGGGCACGAAGCTCAAGCCGCTGGCGGTGCCGGGCGGATATTTCCAGCTGGTGGATTATTCGGCCGTCAGCGACCTGCCGGATGCCGAGTTCGTGAAGTGGCTGACCATCGAGCATGGCGTCACCGCCATCCCGCTGTCGCCGTTCTACGAGACGCCGCCGGCCGGCCAGCGCCTGGCACGGCTGTGTTTCGCGAAGAACCCGGCGACGCTGGATGCGGCGATCGAGCGGTTGAAAAAACTCTGAACCCGTCGTTTTGGATGCAACCAGGAATATCCGAACCATGCAGGACCTGCGCATTTCCCTGATCCAGGGCGAGACCCGCTGGCATGACCCGGCGGGCAACCGTGACTACTACGGCGACCTGATCGCGCCGCTGGCAGGGCAGACCGATCTGGTCATCCTGCCGGAGACCTTCACCAGCGGCTTCAGCAACGACGCCATCGACCAGGCCGAAGGCATGGAAGGCGAGACCGTCGCCTGGATCCAGACCCAGGCGGAGTTGCTGGGCGCCGCGGTCACCGGCAGCGTGCAGCTGCGCACGCCTGCCGGGGTGTTCAACCGGCTGCTGTTCGCCACGCCCGACGGTGGCCTGCAGCATTACGACAAGCGGCATCTGTTCCGTTACGCGAACGAGCACATGCGCTACGCGGCGGGCAACGAGCGGCTGACGGTGGAATGGAGGGGCTGGCGCATCAATCCGCTGGTCTGCTACGACCTGCGCTTTCCGGTGTTCGCACGCAACCGCTACGACGTGGAACGCCCGGGTCAGCTCGACTTCGATCTGCAGCTGTTCGTGGCCAACTGGCCGGCGGCGCGCGCGTACCCGTGGAAGACGCTGCTGCGCGCACGTGCCATCGAGAACCTGTGCTACGTGGCGGCGGTGAACCGGGCGGGGACGGACGGCAATGGGCTGGCGTATTCGGGCGACAGTGCGGTGATCGATTTCCTGGGGCAGCCGGTGGTGGAGCTGCCGGCGGGCGAGGGCGTGGCGACGACGACGGTTTCGGCCGAGGGGTTGGCGGCGCATCGGGAGCGGTTCCCGGCGATGCTGGATGCGGACCGGTTCGAGTTGCGCTGAGGGGCGTTGGGCCCCTCTCCCTGCGGAAGCGGGGTTAGGTGAGGGCCAACGAAGTCTGTTAGCTGCGTGAGCCGTGCAGGCATGGCGCGCTCGCCGCGGGGCGTCACTTTCTTTGCTTGTGCAAAGAAAGTAACCAAAGAAACACACCCCAGGCGGCACGCCCTGCGCTTCGCTCCGGGTCCGCGATTGGTCCGGGAATTTTCGTAAGGCACATCCTGTGCCATACGAAAACGCCGCCATCCATGGCGGCGCCCTTCGGGTTTTACCCGGCCCACTCGCCGTGCCTCAAGGGGGCCCAAAAGCAACTGCGACAGCAACTGCAACAGCAACTGCAACAGCAACTGCAACTGCAACTGCAACTGCAACAGCAACAGCAACAGCAACAGCAACAGCAACAGCAACAGCAAGCACGGCGTACGGATTTGTCCGACGCAGCTTCGGGCCCCCTGAGGTCCGGCAGTCCCGGCGGGTAAAACCCCAACGGGGCGGCGCACAGGACGTGCGCCGTTTTCGTATGGGCCAGGATGGCCCTTACGAAAATTCCCGCCGGGACTGCGCACCCGCCGCTTTGCGGCGGGCGGACCGCCGGGGTGTGCTTTCTTTGCCTACTTTCTTTGCACAAGCAAAGAAAGTAGGGCCCCCGCGGCGAGCGGCACCATGCGTGACCTAAAGCAGACCCACACCGAAAGATGCACGCAACAGTTTCATCGTGCGTGAGCGTTTCCAGTGAATCGCAGATGTTGTCAGGCCGCCGGTTTATCGGAGCGGGC includes the following:
- the ccmA gene encoding heme ABC exporter ATP-binding protein CcmA; this encodes MTEPAPSHPPLLSARGLTFSRNDEPVFGPLAFAVDAGEALLVQGGNGVGKTTLLRVLAGLLRADAGHVDIDGQAAGPSRRAHAMAYLGHLPALKADLSTLENLHFLCGLHGRRPRQMPGDALGMVGLGGYEDALARQLSAGQKKRLSLARLWLSPAPLWLLDEPYANLDLDGINLVNRMISAHLRDGGAALVTTHGAYAAPPVQTRMLVLEKAA
- a CDS encoding DsbE family thiol:disulfide interchange protein; its protein translation is MNHASELPPSPPRSRGALTFAVVIIGLFFVGLMGLLYYGVKQSDRPDRESLPSPLIGKPAPAFDLPLLHEPGKRVTPADLAGQPYVMNVWGSWCPECRVEHPVLTKFALTKRVRFVGYNLKDERDDALRWLEQFGNPYMLVIADFEGRTAIDWGIYGAPETFLVDGNGIIRWKHVGAIDDTIIAEQLIPALEKIEAAQ
- a CDS encoding heme lyase CcmF/NrfE family subunit, with the protein product MLPELGQIALILALLVAMLQTVLPLAGAHRGKATWMAVARPAAYLQLSLVALAFIVLTAAFVTQDFSVKYVASNSNSLLPMVYRYTAVWGSHEGSLLLWALVLAIWTGAVALFSRGLPEVVMARVLGVMGVVAIGFLAFLIFTSNPFIRLLPSPGEGRDLNPLLQDPGMIIHPPLLYVGYVGFVVPFAFAIAALLDGHVDARWLRWTRPWTNIAWGFLTLGIALGSWWAYYELGWGGWWFWDPVENASFMPWLVGAALIHSQAVTEKRGVFRGWTLLLAIAAFSLSLLGTFLVRSGVLTSVHAFAADPTRGLFVLIFLGVVIGSSLLLYVWRAPQLADGESEKAYFAANSRETLLLANNLLLTAACAMILLGTLYPLIADALDLGKISVGPPYFSLLFIVLMAPLVALVPFGPLTRWQRENTGRPVAMLVPWAVLAVVLAAIAWYLAPQGKLKAAAGILGAAWVGFGTLRFVWSRLRAQGRFTPEMLGMTLAHTGIAVFVVGALLVEALNVQRELAVRPGQTVEAGRYGFHFQGVDETQGPNYLSDRGHVQVLHDDRPIALLHPEKRAYASGGQVMTEAGIKPGVLGDVYVALGEPLGDGAWALRVHIKPFVRWIWLGAALMALGGFVTATDRRFRRNPEARTA
- the ccmB gene encoding heme exporter protein CcmB, encoding MNTAPSLLQTARALIARDLQLLWRRRGDALQPALFALLVVVLFALGLGTSPQALSKVAPAVMWVAVLLAGLLSLDTLFRGDAEDGSLEQWILAPVPLAWLVAVRVLTHWATTALPLVIATPVLAELLHLPRDQLPMLLATLALGTPVLSLLGAVVAALTVGMRRSGILVALLALPLYVPVLVFGAGAVAASAQGLDASGALLWLGAGLLLSLLLAPLAAAAAIRIALN
- a CDS encoding pyridoxal phosphate-dependent aminotransferase; its protein translation is MSQPQTKLPKVGTTIFTVMSQLAAEHGAVNLGQGFPDFAVPQRLVDELDRAMRDGHNQYAPMTGVAPLRQAIADKVLRCYGREVSPDTEITVTSGATEALFNAIHAVVRPGEEVIVLDPAYDSYEPAIELAGARAVHVPLDPQTFAVDWDRVRAAITPKTRLLMVNSPHNPSGAMFDEADIRALAALLEGTGIYLISDEVYEHIVFDGRRHESILRYPELAARAFVVSSFGKTYHCTGWKIGYAIAPPALTAEFRKVHQYNVFCAFAPAQFAFAAMIRDEPEHYEQLGAFYQEKRDGFREQLLGTKLKPLAVPGGYFQLVDYSAVSDLPDAEFVKWLTIEHGVTAIPLSPFYETPPAGQRLARLCFAKNPATLDAAIERLKKL
- a CDS encoding heme ABC transporter permease codes for the protein MNPLLRWFHQLGSPPYFDRFAARWTPWCYLAAVLLMGVGLWQALFVVPADYQQGDSFRILYIHVPSAWMSMFVFGLMAFYAAIALVWRIKLCEILAMACAPTGAAFTVITLATGSIWGKPMWGTWWDWDPRLTTELILLFLYLGVMGLYGAIDDRRSAARAAGLLAIVGVALLPVIRYSVVWWNSLHQGQTIRVFGESSMDGSMVLPLVLMVLATKFWFAGSLLARARADNLRRESGKDWVARLAAGAAGEKA
- a CDS encoding DUF3293 domain-containing protein — translated: MTGHSVPADTVPEPERARLATAWAAAHYFVTLGRREWLFCTGQRAPEIERQLMADRYLFITAWNPPPGEAERHANEDADQRLQQRLRQSELAFHPALGCNSRGEMVEPGWLVLDATAEQADALAREFGQGGTLFWAASGTVRLRMMWPRPPQADGDAHTDWVG
- the ccmD gene encoding heme exporter protein CcmD, which gives rise to MTYLEYVVGAYAVFAAVLAWDFIAPRLQVRRELRAARLRAARDSRRNTPTELSR
- the ccmE gene encoding cytochrome c maturation protein CcmE, producing MNPTRRRRLLFVLLAVVVASLATALIAMALQRNVAYLYTPAEVLRGDASERARFRLGGMVEKNSFKRESGSLTSHFRVTDGDAQLTVRYDKILPDLFREGQAVVATGTMQDGVFVAEDVLAKHDEAYMPKEVADKMGKAHQKHDVQAAPAGSPD
- a CDS encoding amidohydrolase, with amino-acid sequence MQDLRISLIQGETRWHDPAGNRDYYGDLIAPLAGQTDLVILPETFTSGFSNDAIDQAEGMEGETVAWIQTQAELLGAAVTGSVQLRTPAGVFNRLLFATPDGGLQHYDKRHLFRYANEHMRYAAGNERLTVEWRGWRINPLVCYDLRFPVFARNRYDVERPGQLDFDLQLFVANWPAARAYPWKTLLRARAIENLCYVAAVNRAGTDGNGLAYSGDSAVIDFLGQPVVELPAGEGVATTTVSAEGLAAHRERFPAMLDADRFELR